In the genome of Mercurialis annua linkage group LG8, ddMerAnnu1.2, whole genome shotgun sequence, the window TTCATTAGAAGCATGATTAAATGCATAAGATAAAAAGTCATCCACTCCTTGAATATAGATTGAATCTTTACGGTTATCAATCTCCATCCAACATTTTTCTGAAGCCATATGCTATGTAATTAAATCCAAGTtagaactattttaaaatcatattggttagcaaaattaaaaaaaattaatattattaatatttttttaaaaaaggataAAGACAATTGTCATTATATACTTCTAGACATAAATTAAATACCATTACCTAACTTATCGGCTCTCCAAATCATACtttttaaccaaataaaataaattttttcattcCGCAGTAGCATAATATAGATTATATGGATTTTCAATTCTGCAGAATTGAATTTCCAATTATGCAGCAGAATTGGTTCCAATTCTACTACAGAATTGAAATTCTGATTTCTAATTCTGTTGCAGAATTGGATTCTGCAGCAAAATTGGATTCTGCAACAGAATTAGAAATCATAACTGGATTTATAATTCTGCAGCAGATTTCCAGTTCTGCTGCAGAATTTGAAATCTGATTTTCAATTCTGTTCTACAGCAGAATTGGATTTCTAATTCTGATGCGTAATTAGAAATCCAATTCTGCTGTAGAATTTTGTAGCAGAATTAGGGTTCTATTTTGTTGCCAATTCACTCAATCAATCAACAAGCCAAATTTAATTTCAGATGCAATCAACACAAAACACAATCCCTAAATATATGATATAACACATAACAATTaagatcaaaaaaatataaagaaaagtaCTTATTTCAAGCATGATCAATTATGATTGAAGAACTAAAACCTAAAAGGAAAAGaacaaaaaagaaatcaatTAGGGCAAAAATAAACTTACAAAGATGATAACCCACAATGTTCATTTCGCAAAAAAAAAGTGATTTCCAAATCTAATTGTGCCCTTTAAATAGAACTGATTATCCAAATCAAATGCTTAATCCAATTTTGTCTTCTATAAAAGAGCATTGAAATTGAGTTCTAAAGAGTTATAGAAACATGTTTAATACAATTGTAAAACCAAACGTACCatgaatttgataaaaaaattctgaAAATTGGTGTTGCACAATGAGAATTTGACCTAGAGAATCACTTGTATACACTAAAAAGTACGATGTTTCACTAGTTTACACCAAACCAAATAccgccaatttttttctttttttctaaaattgccGCTTTTTGTGAGCTAATTGGATAGTTTAGCAATTCAGTCCCCTATTCTATTTAGGTTTTCATCCATAGTAAATAGTCAATTTGGTCCCTTATTCTATTTAGGTTTTCATTCCATAGTGAATAGTCAAATTGGTCTCCTATAATGTTGTAATAGAAAAATTGGGGACAATTTTTTTAGAAGTCCCCATTTTATTGAATTCAATTTTTTGGggacaattaaattattttggtcCTCCAATTCCGTCCCCTTACATCCTTTTTTGTAGTGTTAGCTTTCTTTTCACGTACCTACCTAATTCAGATTATCTTTTATGTTCTTCAAAGATTAAAATAAGCTGGACAGTGCTTTTCTTTTATTGCAATATGTGTTATTAGCTATACATGGATTGAATTATATTGGATATATTTTAGGATTATTGATGTATGAAATTGTTCAAGTGCCTCACCGGTATATgctattttattcttttattttgcaAAACTATTCTATGTAATCCCTTTTTTgagttatttattttaactagcTCAATTTTGATGATTTTCGTAATTGtggtattaatttattaatcagTAGATTacagatttatttttatttccgcTACGTCATAGGCAAATAAAActaactttttttcttttggtaCAGGATACATGAGATGTCCTGAACGGGTCCCAACTATAAGACGGCACCTCTAAACTTTTTACAGTAAGACTAATTCCCACTCGAGCCGGGTAGGTCACTTGTGGGAGGCAGATCTCTGGCCCCAAGCTGAAAGTGCATGGATAAACGGTGAACAGAAAATAATTTAGGGTCTAACATCAAAATCATGCTAAAATACAAGGGCCTGTCCATTTTGCCTTTAattaagtgaaatatttggaactTAGGATTCAATTATCATTTGTATTCTACAATAAGAATTGTTTAGAACTCTTGaacttaatattattattagtttgttCTAGAATAAAGAAATGGAATATTTAAAGCATTCCATTAGAAATAACAATACTCACGAAATTCTTTGTAGTCCAATATGGATCATATGAATAATCATATAGagcaaatatattatatttttttatatatataaatatattaccACTAGTTTAAATTTCACACCCTTAATCCCTAGGCTTAATCTTAGCCCTAAGGGTACTCTTCATAACCACAGTAAACTCAAATTTTCCACTAAAATCAACATTGCTATCGGATGGATAAGCACTCCATTCAAATTCTTGTACCATTCTTGCAATCATTAGATGCAAATGCACAGTTGCTAACCCTAAACCAGGGCAAATTCTCCTTCCTACACCAAACGGTGTCATTTTTACTCCGCTAACTCCGGTTATATCCGCTTCCTCAGTACCGGAAACAAACCGATCTGGATCGAATTTTTCCGGGTCAGACCAAATTTTTGGATCCTCCCCTATAGCTGGAGAAAAAACTTCTATATTTGTATCGGTTGGCACATCGTACCCCCCTAACGTTGTTGGCTCACTAACTGCATGGCTTAGTAGAAAAAAAGTCGGTGGGTGTTTACGTAGCAACTCTTTTACTACTGCTTGTAAATACTCCATCTTCTCTACATCCTTCTCATTCACCTTTCGATCACCGGCTGTTTGTTTAATTTCATTGTACAGCTTTTTTTGAACATGAGGATTGTCGATGAGTTGTGCGATTCCCCATTCGACTGCGGTGGCAGTCGTGTCGGTGCCACCATTGAGGAACTCTGAGCAAAGGGTAACGAGCTCTGGATCTGTCGGGGTTGATAGTTCTTTTCGCCCTTCGATTTTTAGGTCGAAAAGAGTATCGAGATATGACAACGGGGTTGATTTGGGGTCTGAATCTAGGTTTTGTAGATCGTTTCTTCGCTTTTCGATCAAAGGAATCATGAAATCAAGCTGTTCTTTTCTAACTTGAGACACACGTTTTCTTTGCTTAGAGAAAAAAGGACTTAAAATGGGAAGAAAATCATCAATTCTTGGATCAAGAGCCATCAAAACTGATTTCATAATTTGATCCATTTTGATGATTGTATCTTCATCCATTTCGAGTCCGAAACACATAGCTAAAAGTATACAAAAAACCGCAAATCTTGCGTTTTTCAGTACCCAAACAGCTCCATCATTAGCCTCACCCTCAATTCTAACCCTATCAATAAATTTATCCATTGCACTATCTCTTACACTCTGAAACTCCTTAATCCTGCTTGAACTCAGCATATTCTGAACCATGTTTCGCCTCAGCGACCGCCACACCGGTCCATAAACCGCCGCATTGACAGTGAACTTGTTGCAGCTGAAGACAGATCTCGTAGGGTTTTCGCGTGGCCGGGTTGCGAAAACCGAACCCCTTTCAACAAAAGCTTCATGGACTAGTTTAGCATCAGTGATGATAATAAGCGTTCTAGTTCCCATGTTGAGAGTAAAAATGGGACCATACATGGGAATTAAATCTTGTACAAATTGAAAGAAATGTTTCCCAGAGCGAGCAACTTGAAAAAGATTGCCAACTATAGGCCAACCGGGTGGTCCTGGAGGAAGGTTTATGCGCTTAGATTTTGTATTGCAAGAGAACACAAAAACGAGGGCTGAGATTAGGAAGACAAGAATGGCTAAGAAGAGATGATAGTAACAGGCAAGAGAAGCTGCTGCGGAGACcattattgttttgtttgagaGAGAAGTAAATTTGGTAAAGAGAAATGGAGAATATAAGGATGGGAAGAGCATGAATTTACAGGTAAAGCTTTAATTAATGTGCAGCATGTGTTTTTCCTACCCAAAATGTATGGCTAATAAATTTGTGTCCTTTTCCATCTCTCTTGATGTATACTTTTATTGGACAAAAGGTCAATTCGTCCCTAAACTTATGAAATGCGATCAATTAATccggttttttttataataattatttttttatataaataaataattatttttttcaatattttttaaaaaatatttttttaaacttttttatttttctttttaaataattatttttaaaaataaaaataattttaaaaatattttgttttaaaataacttttttaaaataaatatgtttttttaatatatattttttaaaataaatattttttttaaaatttaaaattagttaatatttttttaaatatttttttaataaataattattaactcCGTCGATGATCTCTgtatttagcgacagattccAAATCTGTCACTAATTTAGGGACGGATTTTAAATCTGTTGCTAAAATTGACTATGTAAATAAAGTGTGCACGTTGCAGATCTAGATCCTTCTGAAGCAGGTAAACTCCATGCTCAGGAGTGGAGTCAATTTATACAAATGCTTCAGAACTGGAGGATGTGTAGAAAAAACAACAACTTGACATATTAGAATGTATGTtttaaaaaaaggttaattacatataaaatcaccacctttacacgaatttttaaaaataacacgacctttaaaacgtgtcaattcagggcatcacctttcatttcttttcaaaaacaacatgggcacgttttttgataaaattttgctgacttggacagccgatgagagtgccacgtgtcacgccacgtcagcaaaaatgccactaaaaatgtgtccgtgttatttttgaaaagaaatgaaaggtggtgccctgaattgccacgttttaaaggtcgtgttatttttgcaatttcgtgtaaaggtggtgattttatatgtaattaaccctttaaaaaaCTATCGATTGTTAGAAAAAAAACAATCATATTTAGTAGGGTAAAGTCttattatactaaaaataagTCAAACTTCTCGCGCTAATTATTTGACAAATTTAGTGATGGATTTTAAACCTTCACTAAATTCGTCGGTAAAAacaatttagtgacggattttgaattcgtcgctaaaacgcagttttctagtagtgatttAAGTGGACTAAACCGACGTATAGCGACAAATTTGATGGAATGAAACGTATGTTGCAAATAACTCATAAAAATCAAAAGGGATTAATATTAAagtctaaaaaattaaactaattgcaatgtcttaaAAGTTccttttttggataaatgataatTAGATTAGCACGCCCACAAATCCGTGGTCGGCAAAAGAAGACCACCAAAGATTATCTAAACATTATTACAGAAAAAATCTAATGAACGAAAAATATCATTTCTGGTGTAGGGGAAGCTCTTGTTTCTTGCTCGATGAAAATCTACCGCCTTGCAAATGCATTGAAAAACCAAATTATGAATATTTGCTCAATCGTCATTAAACACTCGATTATTCTGCGCTTTTGAAAGATGTCAAACTCATAAGTATCAAATAAGCTTCCAAATAATACGATGTCTACGTGAAGCTAAAGAATTCCAGTAAAGAAAAACAATCCTCTAATCAAAAATGGAGCAACCTAAGTAACATGACAATTAGCCAAAATAAGATTCCAAAATCTCCATGCAAAAATGCAATGAAGGACTATATGGAGAGTTGATTCATCATCATCACAAAATAAGCAACAAGACTGATACTAGTGTGTAATTTCTCGTCTTACCAAATCCATGTTTGACGAAATACGATCCCCAGCAAGTAACCAAACGAAAAATTGGATATGAGGAGGGAGAAATTCCTTCCAAATAATTTGAGCCAAGAAAGAAAAACTGACTGGAACAGTAGCAGTGGCTGCTGCAAGCAGGCTAGACATGGAAGTCATCGTGAATGACTTGTTCTACAGCAAAAGGAACAAATATGAACACTGTTGAAAAACAACAGCCTATGGAAGCAAACTCTCCAGGCGTGCGAGTTGACCCTGCTCTTCAATCTGAAGTGTTCTATTCCAACAAAGATTTCCGAAATTTTGAAGCTTCTGGTCATAAACTGAAGCAAAGAAATCTTCTTTATTTCTGCTAAGGCGGAAAAGAGAAGGAAATAACGTGTATAAAGGATCATTCAAACATCTATCCCGCTAAAAGCGAATATGAGTACAATATCCCACAGACATTGAGACTGAGTTCAAAAAGAAATCCCATGCATTCTTATTTTTAACACAAACACGATAAATTTCTTTCTATAAATGTGATAAGTGGAGAGTATTTGCTGACTCAATATCAAACCATGAATCTAAAGAAGAGCTAGTCGAGACAACGACAAACCATAGATAGCTTCTATCAGACACTATCAATTTCCACATCCATTTCATTAATAAGCAAATTTTCCTTGATCTCAAAGGATTAATATTAAGACATCCATCTTTTAAAGGAACAGAAACATCAACACAAGCAACTTTACTGAATCCCCGGGTGTCAACATTATCATTCCAGAGAAATCTTCTCATAATACGCTTAAGAGAATCATCCACAGAACACGGAATACGCAAAGAACCCAAATAATAGACAGGAAGACTATAGAGAACAGACTTAATAAGCGTGAGCCTGCCAGCGGGAGATAAAAGATTTCCCCTCCATGTTAAAAGCTGACAAGAAAAATTGGCAACGATTGGATCCCACAGTTTAATGCCAACCGACCTATCCGATAATAGAAGACCCAAATATGTAATCGGGAGTTCTTCAACTTTACAACCCAAAATGCCAAAAGCTCTAGAGAGAGGATGAGTCAATGTTGATACCAATGACAGAATACTAGTTATAGTTGATTTTCAGCCCAGATATCAACTCAAAACATCTCAAAATGCGCAGAAGATTCTCAATCGAAGGTCATTAGAAACAAAAAGGAGAGTTTCATCAGCAAACTGCAAAATAAGAATAGGTTCCTCTCGACCATCAATGTGAACACTCGATAATAAGCCCAAGTTAATCGCTTTTGTGAAAATAGCTTTCAAGCTCTCCACAGCCAAAATAAACAGCATTGGAGAGATTGGGTCACCGTGGCGAATCCCTTTCCCCATGAAAAAATTCTCTGTAGGGCTACCATTCAAAATAACATAAAGTTGGGCAGAATTAAAGAAGGAGGATATCCATCTAATCCACTTCTCATCAAAGTTCATTCTTTGATTTATCATTCATTGTCGAGTTTCGAAGTCCGCCTCCATGGGTGAATTCCACAAAACTTGGTTTATAATATTACTCTGTAGAATTGAATTTCGTcagtaatataatataatccatttcaaataatttattgtgttcaacattataaaattataataaaataggacgatataattttatttactcataaatcataactattttttatgaataatttattcataattgtTACTTAATTGAcaagaatattattttaaaataatttcaacagTCATGTTCTTTATTTTGCGAAGGATGCTAATTATTTTCATGccgtatataaaataaaatatattttaatcgcttattttagggttaattgtaaattaatataCGAACTTTactctaatttgcaattacaatacgAATTTTGAAACTTGgtaccaatttttatttttttggtaaattagtacaccgaccaatcatgtaACAATACGTGGATGTATATTATATTGAAtacgttagtgtttttctagttcggtgtaccaatttttaaaaaaaatgaaaattgatgtggttattgtaaaattttaaagttcgtgttgtaattgcaagtCAGGATAAAATTCGTGTAATAATTTGCAATTAGccgtttattttgtaattatgataattgattcataattaaatctaaaatattatctatcttgtataaaaaaattgtgtccaaattaaataatttttagcctaatggtaaaaaaaattcaaacctttacgacttgttgcaattatatccaaaccttttaatttttgcaataatatccaaattgtattattattatttttgtaataatatccaaattgcattttttgtagcaataatagtcaaattgatggctaaacttgttgttttcaattaaaatattaggctattattatgttttgatgtataataatatagttaaaGTCCCAATAAtggaaaaaaaactcaaaaaaatcacataaaaagtgcagtttggatattattgcaacaaaataatgcaatttggatattattgcaaaaattaaaaggtttggatataattgcaataagtcgtaaaggtttgggttttttttaccattaagctataatttttttattataaaaaattgtaataataTTTCTACAGatacaaataacataaaatattaaattgtatttttattcgCCACTTggacattttttatatatataattgtcaGAATTCGGAAATTGACGAATcgatcaaatttatattttgattttattaatttagttatatatacacatatatgaTAACATTTGTGTAAAATATATACTAAGGACGTTGCCAGCTGGAAAAGAAGCCTTCGGCCATGAACCTTCGAGTAAACTTTAGGTAGTTAAACTCTTCAACTTATTGTTATTTGTATGCCATGGTGAATCTCATGGTGGAGCTTTGCTTATATAGTAGTATAAGATCCAGaattgtattaaaattttaaatgtaaatttacTTCCAACATATTTATACTAATCAAAGAactaaaattatcaataaaactAACGGTGGTCTATGCAAAGATTGTGTCTATTGATAGGTTGCATATTCCCAATAGTACAAGATATAGTAAAACTGCTTTAATCTTTGAGTTTGGTTTGTAACTTGCTTGAGATAATAGAAGAACAACTCTCCGTCATAGTAATGGCTCCCGTCTCATCCCAACTTCGCTTGTTAGTGATTATGTCCTTCAAGAACTTTGCATAGTGGGGCATTTCATTCAAAGCAGCCTCTGAACTTATGTTCACTTGAAGTTTTATGAAAGTATCTAAGAACTTATAAACTTCCATGTATATTGGGGTTTCTTTAAACTTTGAGGAAATGAAACCTTAGGAAAATATGGTGAAGGTGGTACATAAGGTTTTGTGGTTTCCACCTCTCCACTTGCCTGAACTTGTGAAACCCCAAGTGCCTCGCCTTGTGGCTCTCCAAGTGTATCCTCACCTTCATATTGCTCTTTCACCGATTCCTTTTCGATTGTGTCCAGATATAGTTCCTTTAAAGCCTTTCCACTTATTAAGTTAATCCcctattattttttctttgaaaaaacTCGCCATTTTTGAAAGTTGCACCTCTAAATTATGAATAGTTGCAGATTGATTCTTACACATTTATTGATGCCCGGCAAAGAGTTGTTAGTACTCTTCATTCTTATCCATCATTCTAAATAATTTGCTTGAAAGTGACTCTTCCGCTGCTCTTAGGAGTTGTTGGAAACCTAGAGGATGTTGAGGTGTATTTCCATAGTtgttgaaattgttttattgaTCTTGTGGTCTATTTCCTGGTTGGAAATTCGAACTTCCACTAGTATTGGCATTTCCCCCATTGTTTCTCCAAGAGAAgttaggatgattcctccatctATGGGTCGTTCATGAGTCTTTAACCACCAACAAAATTTAGTTGCTCATATCCTGATCGACCCATCATAGGGCAATCTCCTCTCGAATGGCCATAATTACCACAAACCTCACAACTACTTTGAATGGTCGCCACATTATTGAAGTTTTATGGGGAGCCTCCCTTAGTTATCATATCTATTTGAACTTGTGAAGATGCATTGTGAGCATTCACCGCTTCATATGCCTCTTCATTCATTACCGGCATCACCCCTTTTTTCACCGATGCACGGGCTCTCTCAACCGGCCAAGCACTACTATTCAATGTCAATTCCTCAAGTAGATATAAAGCCACATTTTTTTCTCTTCATCAAAGATCCACTAGCGGCggctgataggagtattttaatCCTATTTAGAGCGTCTTTTCCGCATgtttttattagattttatcacggttttatggtattctgaataccttattacgtgttttattATTTCAGGTACTTGAGAGCATTGCGGAAgtattttggtgcaaaagttggaaaagtcgACAAAAACtatgcggaagctcatttgcaaatctgaaaagctgaccccgtGCACTATTTGACCGAATTTGACCAGCTAGAAGCTTCAAATGAATTcgtgttcttcatgaaagttaaagtagacgtcccaagctttccaacggttcgaGAATCGACTCAAATGGACATGTCTACAACAAGTTACGAAGGTTTAAAGACAGCGGTTCGGAGCGAGAAGAgtgagctcgaatcgagctcactTGCTATCAATGTGGCTCGATTCGAGCCACCTCAATCTGAACCCAGAATTACTGAGCTCGAATCACTAGagtgagctcgattcgagccaaGAGGAAAAGAAGGGGGGAGATTGAATTCAAACAACAACAAGGCTTGATTCAATTGccattttgggcccaacacatgtgtaatgAATGTTTTCCTTTCCTCTTTTGTGGGTACTATAAAAACAACATTAGCTCTATTTTTAGGTCATAACTTTACTCTAGAGAATTATTCTCTTTTGCTATTACTTTTCATAGTATAGAATCTCTTTAGAATTAAGTGCTCCATAgcttcctccattgttgaagCTCTTGAAGCTTTTATTTACTTTGTATGAACAAGGTCTTCATTATTTTTGCAAGCTTATCtattattgaatcttcattatctcttGTGATTGATTGCTCTAATCATTTACTTAAGGTAACCCATCTTTACTTCCTAATGCTCTTTTACTCTTATTCATTGTTTGCTTGTGTTGCCTTAAGCATGAGTGGCTAAacccccttgtttgggggttaatATGAATCCTAGTTAATGCATGAtttgggttagggttagggtttgtgTGGATGTTCTAATTGATGCTCTTAAGgcttgcttagattagctacctaagtattggTGTTAGATTAAGactcaccttgagagagggtttgtTAATTGGAAAGAATTGattagatgcttaattagtgACACCATGAGAGTAGGTTAGTAATTAAGTGGCCTTTGGGTTGTGATTTATTGTAATTGCCctaattgtgtttagtgctacgagagtaggttaagcgTGATTAGTTGTGATTTTGtagctctttgaggctcgagagagcgggagttacgACTTAGAAACACTCGGCCCTCGTTTTATGACCTTAAACCCGAAACCCGtgaatgcatgacctaggtggATTGTTAACCTCCAAACCTCGTTTATCATTTGAATTCCCGTTAATTGTTAATCGCTTAAGTCTTTTATAGTTGGTAATTAGTTGTTAATTTCAAGTTCTTTGTTAGttaattgttagttgttagAATTTGTCACCTAAAACCAATCTTTAattgttgctttccgaattggaATTCAAGATCGTaattcattcactttaaaccgttagtcctcgtgggatcgacatccgacttccggacttactacgagttgggtttattctcaaTAAGTTTTTGACGCCGATGCCGGGGactaggttgcgtttaattgattgaaagtattttgaacttcggtcgagttagcttaattttctgtttttacttttattgttCGTTTTTTTGCTTTTTCGTGGTTTACGCTCGGTTCTCTTGTTTTTGCTTGAGTAGGATATTGCCCtttgtgtatgcataatacacgacgtGCTAATCTTCCACTAGAACCTTTCCAAGAGAATCTCGGTAGTTACGAAAGAGGTGTGAGAAGAAGAGCCCGAGTTCCTTTAGTTATGGAAGGTGATGGGCATGATTATGAGGTAGAAGAAG includes:
- the LOC126661374 gene encoding cytochrome P450 77A3-like; the encoded protein is MVSAAASLACYYHLFLAILVFLISALVFVFSCNTKSKRINLPPGPPGWPIVGNLFQVARSGKHFFQFVQDLIPMYGPIFTLNMGTRTLIIITDAKLVHEAFVERGSVFATRPRENPTRSVFSCNKFTVNAAVYGPVWRSLRRNMVQNMLSSSRIKEFQSVRDSAMDKFIDRVRIEGEANDGAVWVLKNARFAVFCILLAMCFGLEMDEDTIIKMDQIMKSVLMALDPRIDDFLPILSPFFSKQRKRVSQVRKEQLDFMIPLIEKRRNDLQNLDSDPKSTPLSYLDTLFDLKIEGRKELSTPTDPELVTLCSEFLNGGTDTTATAVEWGIAQLIDNPHVQKKLYNEIKQTAGDRKVNEKDVEKMEYLQAVVKELLRKHPPTFFLLSHAVSEPTTLGGYDVPTDTNIEVFSPAIGEDPKIWSDPEKFDPDRFVSGTEEADITGVSGVKMTPFGVGRRICPGLGLATVHLHLMIARMVQEFEWSAYPSDSNVDFSGKFEFTVVMKSTLRAKIKPRD
- the LOC126661897 gene encoding uncharacterized protein LOC126661897, whose protein sequence is MNFDEKWIRWISSFFNSAQLYVILNGSPTENFFMGKGIRHGDPISPMLFILAVESLKAIFTKAINLGLLSSVHIDGREEPILILHILSLVSTLTHPLSRAFGILGCKVEELPITYLGLLLSDRSVGIKLWDPIVANFSCQLLTWRGNLLSPAGRLTLIKSVLYSLPVYYLGSLRIPCSVDDSLKRIMRRFLWNDNVDTRGFSKVACVDVSVPLKDGCLNINPLRSRKICLLMKWMWKLIVSDRSYLWFVVVSTSSSLDSWFDIECLNDPLYTLFPSLFRLSRNKEDFFASVYDQKLQNFGNLCWNRTLQIEEQGQLARLESLLP